The Saccharomyces cerevisiae S288C chromosome VII, complete sequence genome includes a region encoding these proteins:
- the TOS3 gene encoding serine/threonine protein kinase TOS3 (Protein kinase; related to and functionally redundant with Elm1p and Sak1p for the phosphorylation and activation of Snf1p; localizes to cytosol and peroxisomes; functionally orthologous to LKB1, a mammalian kinase associated with Peutz-Jeghers cancer-susceptibility syndrome; TOS3 has a paralog, SAK1, that arose from the whole genome duplication), with protein sequence MVLLKEPVQPLPRSSLLYNNASNSSSRIKETRKVKLLYNPLTKRQILNNFEILATLGNGQYGKVKLARDLGTGALVAIKILNRFEKRSGYSLQLKVENPRVNQEIEVMKRCHHENVVELYEILNDPESTKVYLVLEYCSRGPVKWCPENKMEIKAVGPSILTFQQSRKVVLDVVSGLEYLHSQGITHRDIKPSNLLISSNGTVKISDFGVAMSTATGSTNIQSSHEQLLKSRALGTPAFFAPELCSTEKEYSCSSAIDIWSLGVTIYCLLFGKLPFNANSGLELFDSIINKPLEFPSYEEMLNGATSGITMEEYTDAKDLLKKLLQKDPDKRIKLADIKVHPFMCHYGKSDAASVLTNLETFHELKVSPPSSCKRVELVSLPVNSSFASLDSVYMENFDHNNLRTGADRNSTYSPSIYDANTLSPSAYHNIGSRESSYSSFSSFTSSTAFASQISIQDAPAIGDQQCLIGESGSSLRVNSCEFPQYTTMSPVGEYPFESTEASLSSTLTPVGNVPQRIKAHLVEGKSNSKDDLRIEADASLVFEASDAQRTRRRMSLYKL encoded by the coding sequence atgGTACTACTTAAAGAACCTGTTCAGCCGCTGCCTCGATCATCTCTGTTATATAATAATGCGAGCAATAGTAGTAGTCGTATAAAAGAGACAAGAAAAGTCAAACTATTATATAATCCCTTAACTAAGAGACAAATCCTTaacaactttgaaattttagCCACTTTGGGTAATGGACAGTACGGCAAAGTGAAATTAGCAAGAGATCTCGGGACAGGTGCGTTGGTTGCAATAAAAATTCTTAATAGATTCGAAAAAAGAAGCGGGTATTCTCTTCAATTGAAAGTAGAAAATCCAAGGGTTaatcaagaaattgaagTAATGAAAAGATGTCATCATGAAAACGTTGTGGAATTgtatgaaattttgaatgacCCTGAGAGCACAAAGGTTTATCTTGTATTAGAATATTGCTCAAGGGGACCCGTTAAATGGTGTCcagaaaacaaaatggaGATAAAAGCAGTGGGACCATCAATACTCACTTTCCAACAGTCGAGGAAGGTAGTGTTGGATGTAGTATCGGGTCTGGAGTATTTACATTCCCAAGGGATAACGCATCGAGATATCAAACCATCGAACCTGTTAATTTCATCAAACGGAACGGTGAAAATATCCGATTTTGGCGTTGCTATGTCAACTGCCACCGGAAGTACTAATATACAATCATCGCATGAACAACTTTTAAAATCTAGAGCCTTAGGGACCCCTGCTTTTTTTGCACCTGAGCTTTGCTCCACTGAAAAAGAGTATTCCTGCTCATCTGCCATCGATATCTGGTCATTGGGGGTCACTATATACTGCTTGTTGTTTGGAAAGTTGCCTTTCAACGCCAATTCAGGATTAGAACTTTTCGACAGTATTATCAATAAACCCTTAGAATTTCCATCTTATGAGGAAATGTTGAATGGTGCCACTTCGGGAATCACAATGGAAGAATACACTGATGCCAAagatttattgaagaagctGTTACAAAAAGATCCTGACAAACGGATAAAACTAGCAGACATCAAGGTACATCCGTTTATGTGCCATTATGGTAAAAGCGATGCAGCATCCGTATTGACCAATTTGGAGACGTTTCATGAGTTGAAAGTTTCACCGCCCTCTTCATGCAAAAGGGTAGAATTGGTCAGCCTACCAGTGAATTCATCATTCGCCTCTTTAGATAGCGTTTAtatggaaaattttgacCACAATAACCTTAGGACTGGTGCTGACAGAAATTCAACATATTCTCCATCAATATACGACGCAAATACCTTATCACCCTCAGCATATCACAACATCGGTTCTAGAGAGTCATCCTATTCGtccttttcctctttcaCATCATCCACCGCTTTTGCATCTCAGATCAGTATTCAGGATGCCCCAGCAATCGGTGATCAACAATGCTTGATAGGTGAGAGTGGAAGTTCATTAAGAGTGAATTCTTGTGAGTTTCCACAATATACAACTATGTCTCCTGTAGGAGAATATCCCTTTGAGAGTACGGAAGCAAGTTTGAGCTCTACTCTTACGCCTGTCGGTAATGTACCTCAACGTATAAAAGCCCACCTGGTAGAAGGGAAATCTAACAGCAAGGATGACCTTAGAATAGAAGCAGACGCATCACTTGTATTTGAGGCTAGCGACGCCCAGCGCACGAGAAGAAGAATGTCTCTTTATAAGCTTTAG
- the MPT5 gene encoding Mpt5p (mRNA-binding protein of the PUF family; binds to specific mRNAs, often in the 3' UTR; has broad specificity and binds to more than 1000 mRNAs (16% of the transcriptome); recruits the CCR4-NOT deadenylase complex to mRNAs along with Dhh1p and Dcp1p to promote deadenylation, decapping, and decay; also interacts with the Caf20p translational initiation repressor, affecting its mRNA target specificity), translated as MINNEPFPSADSASILTTSTSNNSLMSYNHQPQLSINSVQSLLEPVTPPPLGQMNNKRNHQKAHSLDLSGFNQFISSTQSPLALMNNTSTSNSANSFSPNPNAASNSTGLSASMANPPAILPLINEFDLEMDGPRRKSSHDFTVVAPSNSGVNTSSLIMETPSSSVTPAASLRNFSNSNNAASKCGVDNSSFGLSSSTSSSMVEISALPLRDLDYIKLATDQFGCRFLQKKLETPSESNMVRDLMYEQIKPFFLDLILDPFGNYLVQKLCDYLTAEQKTLLIQTIYPNVFQISINQYGTRSLQKIIDTVDNEVQIDLIIKGFSQEFTSIEQVVTLINDLNGNHVIQKCIFKFSPSKFGFIIDAIVEQNNIITISTHKHGCCVLQKLLSVCTLQQIFKISVKIVQFLPGLINDQFGNYIIQFLLDIKELDFYLLAELFNRLSNELCQLSCLKFSSNVVEKFIKKLFRIITGFIVNNNGGASQRTAVASDDVINASMNILLTTIDIFTVNLNVLIRDNFGNYALQTLLDVKNYSPLLAYNKNSNAIGQNSSSTLNYGNFCNDFSLKIGNLIVLTKELLPSIKTTSYAKKIKLKVKAYAEATGIPFTDISPQVTAMSHNNLQTINNENKNPHNKNSHNHNHNHNHNHAHNNNNNNNQKSHTRHFSLPANAYHRRSNSSVTNNFSNQYAQDQKIHSPQQIMNFNQNAYPSMGAPSFNSQTNPPLVSHNSLQNFDNRQFANLMAHPNSAAPIHSFSSSNITNVNPNVSRGFKQPGFMMNETDKINANHFSPYSNANSQNFNESFVPRMQYQTEGANWDSSLSMKSQHIGQGPYNQVNMSRNASISNMPAMNTARTSDELQFTLP; from the exons ATG ATCAATAACGAACCATTTCCATCTGCCGACTCAGCATCGATTTTAACTACGTCTACATCAAATAACTCCTTAATGTCTTACAATCATCAGCCTCAACTATCTATTAACTCCGTCCAATCACTCTTGGAGCCCGTGACCCCTCCGCCTTTGGGCCAGATGAATAACAAAAGAAACCATCAAAAGGCTCATTCGCTTGATCTCTCTGGTTTTAATCAGTTCATATCATCGACACAATCTCCCTTGGCTTTGATGAATAATACATCAACATCGAATTCTGCTAACTCTTTTTCCCCGAATCCTAATGCTGCTAGCAACTCCACTGGGCTTTCAGCCTCAATGGCAAATCCTCCAGCCATTCTACCATTAATCAATGAGTTTGATCTGGAAATGGATGGTCCCAGGAGAAAATCAAGCCACGATTTCACGGTTGTTGCTCCTTCGAACTCTGGTGTCAATACCTCCAGTTTAATTATGGAAACACCATCCTCTTCAGTGACTCCTGCTGCATCTCTCAGAAATTTTAgcaatagtaataatgCTGCTTCCAAATGTGGAGTGGATAATTCGTCATTTGGTTTGAGTAGCTCAACGTCTTCATCTATGGTCGAAATCAGCGCACTACCCCTTAGAGATCTGGATTATATCAAACTTGCCACTGACCAGTTTGGCTGCcgttttcttcaaaaaaaattagaaaccCCCAGTGAATCCAATATGGTGAGAGACTTGATGTATGAACAAATTAAgccatttttcttggacCTTATTTTGGATCCGTTCGGTAACTATTTGGTTCAAAAACTATGCGATTATTTAACTGCCGAGCAAAAGACATTATTAATACAAACAATATATCCAAATGTTTTCCAAATATCAATCAATCAGTACGGAACTCGTTCCTTACAGAAAATTATAGACACTGTCGATAACGAAGTTCAAATCGATCTCATTATTAAGGGATTTTCCCAAGAATTTACTTCGATTGAGCAAGTGGTTACTTTGATAAACGATCTTAATGGTAACCATGTGATTCAAAAGtgtattttcaaattctcGCCATCAAAATTTGGTTTCATCATAGATGCTATTGTagaacaaaataatatcatTACCATTTCTACCCATAAACATGGTTGTTGCGTACTACAAAAATTACTAAGCGTTTGTACTCTACaacaaattttcaaaatttctgtGAAAATTGTGCAGTTCCTTCCTGGATTAATCAACGATCAGTTCGGTAATTATATCATCCAATTTCTGTTAgatatcaaagaattgGACTTTTACTTATTGGCTGAGTTATTTAACCGTTTATCCAATGAATTATGTCAACTATCTTGTTTGAAGTTCTCCTCAAATGTTGtggaaaaattcattaaaaaattatttagAATCATTACTGGATTTATTGTTAATAACAATGGGGGTGCCTCCCAAAGGACTGCAGTTGCTTCTGATGACGTGATTAATGCTTCTATGAACATTCTTTTGACTACCATTGATATATTCACAGTCAATTTAAATGTGCTAATCAGGGATAATTTTGGTAATTATGCGTTACAAACGCTATTAGACGTTAAGAATTATTCTCCTCTGCTTGCTTACAACAAAAATAGTAACGCAATTGGGCAAAACAGCTCTAGTACATTGAATTACGGTAACTTTTGTAAcgatttttcattgaaaattgGTAACTTGATTGTCCTTACAAAAGAATTACTTCCAAGTATTAAAACTACATCCTatgcaaagaaaattaagTTGAAAGTTAAAGCTTATGCAGAAGCCACAGGTATACCATTCACTGACATATCTCCTCAAGTCACTGCAATGAGTCATAACAATCTTCAAACGATTAACAACGAAAATAAGAACCCCCATAACAAAAATAGTCATAATCATAATCATAATCATAATCATAACCATGCTcacaataataataacaataataatcaAAAGAGTCATACCcgtcatttttctttaccagCTAATGCTTACCATAGAAGAAGTAACAGCTCTGTAACCAATAATTTCTCAAACCAATATGCACAAGATCAGAAAATTCACTCTCCGCAACAAATTATGAACTTCAACCAAAACGCATATCCCTCGATGGGAGCACCTTCTTTCAATTCTCAAACTAACCCACCATTGGTAAGCCATAACTCGTTACAAAACTTCGACAACCGCCAGTTTGCAAATTTAATGGCACATCCTAATTCTGCTGCACCAATCCATTCGTTCTCATCATCTAACATTACCAATGTGAATCCTAATGTTTCAAGGGGATTTAAGCAGCCTGGATTTATGATGAATGAAACCGACAAAATTAATGCTAATCACTTCTCGCCATACTCTAATGCAAATAGTCAAAACTTCAATGAATCTTTTGTGCCTCGTATGCAATATCAAACGGAAGGTGCAAACTGGGATTCAAGTTTGTCAATGAAGTCGCAGCATATTGGTCAAGGCCCATATAATCAAGTTAATATGAGCCGCAACGCTAGTATTTCCAATATGCCTGCCATGAATACCGCTAGAACATCTGATGAACTTCAATTCACTTTGCCataa
- a CDS encoding uncharacterized protein (hypothetical protein; contributes to high inhibitor stress tolerance; deletion mutant is viable): MTPNLPGFYYDRERRRYFRISENQSISTTGTTNQYRKDNIKRQCVEENYDKKFSMIKKKRQQTLQKYKLSLLNPLERAFRPLSYEKYMIGLNMQYASHSLTEGHHSHSSANVKSLNFPHRIQIGVLANCILLVTQEGCFHSKLVFATNKGYVAGFSSLDNFSEENFFTGFSMAELNPMLKYKSEPTDVFKTMKLERTVAIKEGPSHYFYHNVNTRSNVHTFAIFLQDFSSLKLLKIRQVKLKENCQVHDSLVVGDTLIITVNYRCHFYDLIPETFPNPYIFSPAKSSRKHKSRSDITSLSFCLQEDALSPLKKTNTGVFYLGYRNGDSMAIVFTNITNMTLQYSKTNGMTSESRNQPIRNSLKSVVSIKALNNKGLILISGMADKENVQQLVIADTFLEDILTEIPVVSFKTKFLNVTKDTEILEISDDGRYFIYGSTSARDGKGDFEVFCTTLSGNLDYEKSEGGNITLYPIGGMKNYCRLENFQFESIHLHSAFIPPRYVNPFDAVEPLGEESSTSPYDIPEEALSQKICILIRREDDPYNGANIFITSALT, encoded by the coding sequence ATGACACCTAACTTACCAGGGTTTTATTATGATAGAGAACGTCGACGTTATTTTCGCATATCTGAAAATCAAAGCATTTCTACCACGGGAACGACGAACCAGTACagaaaagataatataaaGCGACAATGTGTTGAGGAAAATTacgataaaaaattttctatgattaaaaaaaaacgtcAGCAAACATTACAAAAGTACAAGCTTAGTCTTCTGAATCCGTTGGAAAGGGCTTTTCGCCCTTTATCATATGAAAAGTACATGATTGGTTTAAATATGCAGTATGCATCGCATTCTCTCACTGAAGGTCATCACTCACATAGTTCTGCTAACGTAAAATCACTCAATTTTCCACACAGGATACAGATAGGAGTATTAGCAAATTGTATTTTATTGGTAACTCAAGAAGGATGTTTTCATAGTAAATTAGTATTTGCAACAAACAAGGGCTATGTCGCAGGATTTTCATCCCTGGATaatttttctgaagaaaatttctttacGGGGTTTTCCATGGCTGAATTAAATCCTATGTTGAAATATAAGTCCGAGCCAACTGATGTGTTCAAAACAATGAAACTTGAGAGAACAGTTGCCATCAAGGAAGGGCCGAgccattatttttatcacaACGTTAATACCAGATCTAACGTGCATACTTTTGCCATCTTTTTACAAgacttttcttccttaaaACTGCTCAAAATTCGTCAGGTCAAactcaaagaaaattgccAAGTCCATGATTCTCTTGTTGTTGGAGACACGTTGATTATTACCGTAAATTATCGTTGTCATTTTTATGATTTGATTCCAGAAACCTTTCCAAATCCCTATATCTTTTCTCCTGCCAAAAGCTCAAGAAAACACAAAAGTAGGAGTGACATTACTTCCCTATCATTTTGTCTACAAGAAGATGCTTTATCacctttaaaaaaaacGAACACCGGTGTGTTTTATTTAGGTTACAGAAATGGTGATTCAATGGCAATAGTCTTCACTAATATTACAAACATGACATTACAGTACTCCAAGACCAACGGTATGACATCAGAAAGTCGAAATCAACCTATCAGAAATTCCCTAAAATCTGTTGTTTCCATAAAAGCATTGAATAATAAAGGCCTAATACTTATATCTGGAATGGCAGACAAAGAGAATGTGCAACAACTGGTTATAGCAGATACGTTCCTGGAGGACATTCTGACCGAAATCCCGGTTGTATCTTTTAAAACTAAGTTCTTAAACGTGACTAAGGATACAGAAATACTCGAGATATCGGATGACGGGCGCTACTTCATTTATGGTTCAACTAGCGCTAGGGACGGAAAGGGTGATTTTGAAGTATTTTGTACCACTTTATCTGGAAATCTTGACTACGAAAAATCCGAAGGTGGAAATATCACCCTCTATCCAATAGGAGGTATGAAGAACTACTGTAGGTTAGAAAACTTCCAGTTTGAATCTATCCACCTACATTCGGCTTTCATACCCCCAAGGTACGTAAATCCGTTTGATGCTGTGGAACCTCTAGGTGAAGAGAGCAGTACTTCACCTTACGATATACCTGAAGAAGCactttctcaaaaaatatGCATCTTAATTCGGAGAGAAGATGATCCCTACAATGGGGCCAATATCTTCATAACATCTGCTTTGACCTAG
- the SAE2 gene encoding ssDNA endodeoxyribonuclease SAE2 (Endonuclease required for telomere elongation; required for telomeric 5' C-rich strand resection; involved in ds-break repair and processing hairpin DNA structures with the MRX complex; function requires sumoylation and phosphorylation; exists as inactive oligomers that are transiently released into smaller active units by phosphorylation; DNA damage triggers Sae2p removal, so active Sae2p is present only transiently; sequence and functional similarity with human CtIP/RBBP8) produces the protein MVTGEENVYLKSSLSILKELSLDELLNVQYDVTTLIAKRVQALQNRNKCVLEEPNSKLAEILCHEKNAPQQSSQTSAGPGEQDSEDFILTQFDEDIKKESAEVHYRNENKHTVQLPLVTMPPNRHKRKISEFSSPLNGLNNLSDLEDCSDTVIHEKDNDKENKTRKLLGIELENPESTSPNLYKNVKDNFLFDFNTNPLTKRAWILEDFRPNEDIAPVKRGRRKLERFYAQVGKPEDSKHRSLSVVIESQNSDYEFAFDNLRNRSKSPPGFGRLDFPSTQEGNEDKKKSQEIIRRKTKYRFLMASNNKIPPYEREYVFKREQLNQIVDDGCFFWSDKLLQIYARC, from the coding sequence ATGGTGACtggtgaagaaaatgtGTATCTAAAGTCAAGCTTATCCATTCTCAAGGAGCTCAGTCTCGATGAACTACTAAATGTGCAGTATGACGTGACTACCTTAATCGCGAAACGTGTTCAAGCACTGCAAAATCGGAATAAATGTGTTCTCGAAGAACCTAACAGTAAACTGGCTGAAATTCTATGTCACGAAAAAAATGCTCCTCAACAATCCTCTCAGACGTCTGCGGGGCCAGGTGAGCAAGATTCTGAAGATTTCATCCTTACTCAGTTTGATGAGGACATAAAGAAAGAATCAGCAGAGGTTCACTATcgtaatgaaaataaacaCACTGTGCAGTTACCGCTGGTTACTATGCCACCTAATAGGCATAAACGGAAAATTTCGGAGTTTAGTTCGCCTTTAAATGGCCTCAACAACTTAAGCGATTTGGAAGATTGCTCTGATACTGTAATCCACgaaaaagataatgataaagagaacaaaacaagaaaactaTTGGGAATAGAGCTCGAGAACCCTGAATCTACATCGCCAAATTTATACAAAAATGTTAAGGATAATTTCCTGTTTGACTTCAATACGAACCCTTTAACAAAGCGAGCCTGGATTCTCGAAGACTTTAGACCAAATGAAGATATCGCCCCGGTTAagagaggaagaagaaaattggAGCGATTTTATGCCCAAGTTGGAAAGCCAGAGGATTCTAAACACAGATCATTGTCAGTAGTTATAGAATCGCAAAATTCGGACTACGAATTTGCGTTTGATAACTTGAGGAATAGATCAAAATCCCCCCCAGGTTTTGGAAGACTGGATTTTCCCTCCACTCAGGAAGGGAACGAggacaaaaagaaatccCAGGAAATCATCAGAAGAAAGACAAAATATAGGTTTTTAATGGCAAGCAATAACAAGATCCCACCGTACGAGAGAGAATATGTATTCAAAAGAGAACAATTAAATCAAATTGTTGACGATGGATGTTTCTTCTGGAGTGATAAATTATTGCAGATATATGCTAGATGTTAA
- the BUD13 gene encoding Bud13p (Subunit of the RES complex; RES complex is required for nuclear pre-mRNA retention and splicing; involved in bud-site selection; diploid mutants display a unipolar budding pattern instead of the wild-type bipolar pattern due to a specific defect in MATa1 pre-mRNA splicing which leads to haploid gene expression in diploids), which yields MALHQYLSETYGPTKPKNKTKKKKKESKSDANSDKTSLIVKERLSTLQQEQEKSGVASFSKFDKQKSKNIWKNLETNELSHAITHPSASSITGNESKNDLKEIRAQEPLVTVADKSKTRKTIYRDAQGHKIQEDSKIDDSSFSRSKYEDEKAAEREQYLKNLNMGDVQKLGINVDAHDKKKNQTASSLTIEDPAITFTHDKERTVKTSLLGRKLYDKPAPENRFAIMPGSRWDGVHRSNGFEEKWFAKQNEINEKKVQSYTLQEDY from the coding sequence ATGGCATTGCATCAGTATTTATCAGAGACTTATGGGCCCACGAAACCCAAAAATAAgacgaaaaagaagaagaaagagtCAAAATCAGACGCTAACTCAGACAAAACTTCTTTGATAGTAAAAGAACGGCTAAGTACACTGCAACAAGAACAGGAGAAGTCAGGAGTTGCTTCATTCAGCAAGTTTgacaaacaaaaaagcaAGAATATATGGAAGAACCTGGAAACAAACGAGCTTTCCCATGCAATAACACATCCTTCCGCATCGTCAATTACTGGCAACGAAAGCAAGAACGATCTAAAGGAAATCAGGGCTCAAGAGCCACTTGTCACAGTAGCAGACAAATCGAAAACACGAAAAACCATATACAGAGACGCTCAAGGTCACAAGATTCAGGAAGATTCCAAGATAGACGATTCTAGTTTTAGTCGATCTAAATATGAAGATGAGAAAGCCGCGGAAAGAGAGCAATacctgaaaaatttgaatatgGGAGACGTGCAAAAGCTTGGAATAAATGTAGATGCACATgataagaagaaaaatcaaactGCCTCGAGTCTGACGATAGAAGACCCTGCAATAACATTTACACAtgacaaagaaagaacTGTAAAAACATCTTTACTGGGCCGCAAGCTTTATGATAAGCCAGCACCTGAGAACAGGTTTGCCATTATGCCTGGGTCAAGATGGGACGGTGTCCACAGATCAAATggctttgaagaaaaatggttTGCTAAGCAAAATGAGATCAATGAGAAGAAAGTGCAAAGCTACACCCTACAGGAGgattattga